Within Candidatus Francisella endociliophora, the genomic segment CACAAAGTTATAAGAGAGTACTAGAATATTTCCAACCTAAATTTTTGTTAGGTATGACAGCAACACCTGAGAGGACAGATGATGCTGATATATTTAAGCTTTTTGATTACAATATCGCTTATGAAATTAGGTTACATCAAGCACTAGAACAAGATTTTCTATGTCCGTTTCATTATTTTGCTATAGAGGACTTTTTTCTTGATTCAGAAAAAGTTTTGGCAAAGGATTTCTCAAAATTAGTAACTGAAGCTCGAGTAGAGCACATTATCAAGAAAATGGATTTCTATGGTTATAGTGGAGACCATCGTTGTGCTTTAATGTTTGTTAGTAATGTTGAAGAGGCAAAAGAGCTCTCTCTAAAACTGACAGCAAAGGGAATCAAATCTAAGGCTTTGACAAGTCAAGATTCTGAAAGTGTAAGAGAGACAACGATATTGGGACTTGAGTCAAGTCAGCTTGAAGTGATTGTTACGGTTGATATTTTTAACGAGGGTGTTGATATTCCTTGTGTAAATCAAGTTGTACTCTTACGACCAACACAAAGTGCGATTGTTTATATTCAACAACTTGGTAGAGGGCTGCGTAAATTTAGAGATAAAAAATTTGTTGTAGTCTTAGACTTTATTGCAAACTATGAGAATAATTTTCTGATACCAGTTGCTCTTAGTGGTGATAATAGCTATGACAAAGATGAGTTAAAGAAATTTGTTGTCGCTCCTAATAACTATCTAGCAGGTAAAAGTACGATAACATTTAGCAGTATTGCTAAAGAATTAATTTATAAAAATATCCAGAAAACTAATTTTTCACAGTTAAAAAATATCAAAAGAGATTATAAACAACTCAAAAAAGAGCTTGGTAGAATACCAAGCTTAGCAGATTTTGAAAAATATAATTTTATCTCATCAGAAGTGATACTTTCAGCAAAAGATACTTATTATGATATTCTCTTAGCTTTTAAAGAAGTTAAAAACTTCCTTAGCACTAGAGAGTACAGTATTCTGAAATTCATCTCAAAAGAATTTACTCCTGCAAAAAGGCTTTATGAAATATTGATTTTAGAAATTTTGCTAGAGAGTAAAAGTATCTGTTTAGACAAGTTGGAAGATCTAGTTACAAAACAGCTGACAAGCTTTGATAAAGTTAGTTTTGAGAATGCTTTGAAACATTTATCATTAGAAATATTTAAAGTAAATGCAGGAAGACAAGATTATGAGCCTTTGATTTTTATTGATGATAAACGTGTGTTTTTGGCAGTATCAGAAGTAGTACTACAAAATGAATTTTTATATGCTCAGATAAAAGACCTAATAGCGTATAACAAGCTGATTTATTCTAAGAAATATTCTTCAAATGCTTCTGATAAACTAGCTCTATATTCAAAATACTCCAAAAAAGATATTGCTCACTTACTTAATCAAGATTACACAAACGGGGGTGTAAACCTTTCAGGGTATAGGGTTTTTGATAGTACCGCTCTTTTATTTATGACTTTTGATGAGGAAAAAAAGTTTACTTATCATGATAATAAATTTGTTTCTAGAAGCTTATTTACATATTTTTCAAAAAAAGGAAAATCTCTAGCAGATGTGGTAGAAGGAAACTTAGCAACAAATAATTATAAGATTTTAGTATTTGCCCGAGTTAATAAAAATGATGAATACATGTACATGGGATTAGTCGCCAAGTGCCAAAAGGCTGAGGAGATCAAAAATCTATATAAAGTAGTTAAATATACCTTTCAGTTAAAAGAGCATTTAACTAATGAGATTTGGCAATATTTTAAAGCGATTTATAAAAGCAAAAATTGATATTTAATTAAATGCTTTTTTATTTTTGTTTGTTATAATGGAATTTGAAGGAAGAACAAAATTGGAGAGTCATTATGGCATATAAAAAAGTTTTATTAGCAGTGAATGTTTATGAGAATGCGGATGTTGTGATTAACTCAGCAGTAGCTTTTGCTAAGAAAAATAAGACAGAAGCTTTAAAGATTGTTACAGTAATTGATTGTGTAGCGCCTTTTGCTCCGTCAATTGTTGATTTTCAACATTCTATAGAGGAAGAAGCTAAAGAGGCTTTGGATAAGCTTGTAAGTAAAATAAAAGTTGAACATGATGTTGAAATCAAGCATGAGGTTTTAGTAGGAAATCCTGCAGCAGAGATTGTTGCTTATGCTGAAGAAACTGAATGTGATGTGATTGTTATGGGTTCTCATGCGACACATGGTGTCAACTTGCTTTTAGGTTCTGTGGCAAATGCTGTACTACATAAAGCTAAGTGCGATGTGTTAACAGTACGAGTAAGTGATGATGAAAAAGCTAGTGCTAGAGCGCATGATTATAAGAAGATTCTTGTACCAACTGATCTAGAAGGTGATTCTTGTACAGTAGTTGATAAGGCAAAAGAAGTTGCTAAGCTATATGATTCTAGATTAGACACAGCTTTTGTTATCCCTAATGATAGTATTTCATTAATGACATATGAAACTGATAAGGTTGAAGATGCATTAGAGAAGTTTGCCGAGAAGAATGGTATCAATGGTGAAAAATCTGTATTAATTGGTGGTATTTCTAACAGTGTTTTAGAAAAGGCTGAAGAGAATGGTAATGATTTGGTTATTGTTGGCAGCCACAGAAGAAGTGCTATTGGTAGATTTTTCTTAGGAGCTACAGCTAATAGTATTCTTCATGAAGCAAGTATGGATATTTTAGTTGTAAGACTTAAATAAAAAACTCTTATTATTAGGAAAAGTGTTATCTGAAATTTAGAAAAATCATCTTAATTAATACTATAGCAGTATATTTCTCTGAAAAAATATATTATAAATAAAGTACTAATCTTATAAATTCAATTTGATATGAAAAAAATATTAGTGCTTTTAGCGAGCTCTGCTGAATGGTATGAGTTTACTGTTTACTCTTTTTGTGCTGGTTACATTGGAGCAGCATTTTTCCCAGGAGATAATTTCGCCAAATTTTTGGCAGCCTTTGGAGCTTTTGCTGCAGGGTTTTTAGCTCGTCCATTGGGAGGTATTATCTTTGGTTATATAGGAGATAAAAAAAGTCGTTCTACAGCATTAGCTTGGGCAGCATTTTTTATGGGTGTCCCTACTGTAGGTATGGCATTGTTACCATCTTATGCAACGATAGGGCTACTAGCTCCGTTACTACTAGTTTCTTTCAGGGTTTTACAAGGAATTGCTATAGGTGG encodes:
- a CDS encoding DUF3427 domain-containing protein — its product is MYQASNKFLTNSKNSKVITEITNQLESCDEFVISVAFITYSGVVCILEALNQLRNTNIRGKILTGCYLNFTEPKALEKLLEFDNIELRVLDSENFHAKGFFFRNDKNWRMMIGSSNLTQSALTINNEWNLLFEASNTDATVMQVLGEFDKLFKLAKPAKDILEDYRQVYQSIKNFPRVKSFSISESGIISPNAVQEEALGNLKNMRMQGLDKALIISATGTGKTFLSAFDVAAFKPERCLFIVHRTNIAIKAKETFSKVIKKKSLGLYTGSDKSSADYLFATIQTLKNPSVLAKLKKDDFDYIIIDEVHHAEAQSYKRVLEYFQPKFLLGMTATPERTDDADIFKLFDYNIAYEIRLHQALEQDFLCPFHYFAIEDFFLDSEKVLAKDFSKLVTEARVEHIIKKMDFYGYSGDHRCALMFVSNVEEAKELSLKLTAKGIKSKALTSQDSESVRETTILGLESSQLEVIVTVDIFNEGVDIPCVNQVVLLRPTQSAIVYIQQLGRGLRKFRDKKFVVVLDFIANYENNFLIPVALSGDNSYDKDELKKFVVAPNNYLAGKSTITFSSIAKELIYKNIQKTNFSQLKNIKRDYKQLKKELGRIPSLADFEKYNFISSEVILSAKDTYYDILLAFKEVKNFLSTREYSILKFISKEFTPAKRLYEILILEILLESKSICLDKLEDLVTKQLTSFDKVSFENALKHLSLEIFKVNAGRQDYEPLIFIDDKRVFLAVSEVVLQNEFLYAQIKDLIAYNKLIYSKKYSSNASDKLALYSKYSKKDIAHLLNQDYTNGGVNLSGYRVFDSTALLFMTFDEEKKFTYHDNKFVSRSLFTYFSKKGKSLADVVEGNLATNNYKILVFARVNKNDEYMYMGLVAKCQKAEEIKNLYKVVKYTFQLKEHLTNEIWQYFKAIYKSKN
- a CDS encoding universal stress protein, whose protein sequence is MAYKKVLLAVNVYENADVVINSAVAFAKKNKTEALKIVTVIDCVAPFAPSIVDFQHSIEEEAKEALDKLVSKIKVEHDVEIKHEVLVGNPAAEIVAYAEETECDVIVMGSHATHGVNLLLGSVANAVLHKAKCDVLTVRVSDDEKASARAHDYKKILVPTDLEGDSCTVVDKAKEVAKLYDSRLDTAFVIPNDSISLMTYETDKVEDALEKFAEKNGINGEKSVLIGGISNSVLEKAEENGNDLVIVGSHRRSAIGRFFLGATANSILHEASMDILVVRLK